The following are encoded in a window of Oncorhynchus mykiss isolate Arlee chromosome 11, USDA_OmykA_1.1, whole genome shotgun sequence genomic DNA:
- the cxcl13 gene encoding chemokine CXCL13 precursor (The RefSeq protein has 3 substitutions compared to this genomic sequence): MLFKPHYLLVVLTLCCVAALHAFPMGGFAPRLTCRCIRTSPAFISPTRFHKLEILPAGAHCSRMEMIVTKKDKTIVCVNPEAKWINKVIARLQSNNKGSAGDPISTTKDGINTIVEQLQ, encoded by the exons ATGCCCTTCAAGCCACACTACTTGTTGGTCGTACTGACTCTCTGCTGCGTTGCTGCTCTTCACG CGTTTCCTATGGGCGGCTTCGCTCCACGTCTGACATGTCGTTGCATCCGGACGTCCCCTGCCTTCATCTCTCCCACCAGGTTTCACAAGTTGGAGATCTTACCTGCAGGAGCCCACTGTAGTCGCATGGAGATGAT TGTTACCAAGAAGGACAAGACCATAGTCTGTGTGAATCCAGAGGCAAAATGGATCAACAAAGTCATTGCCCGGTTACAAAG TAACAACAAGGGAAGTGCAGGTGTCCCCATCTCAACCACGAAGGACGGCATCAACATGATAGTGGAACAGCTACAGTAA